The following are from one region of the Hymenobacter sp. YIM 151858-1 genome:
- a CDS encoding GEVED domain-containing protein — protein sequence MTTPLRLRRWSSAWFLPVALLWAGSVQAQCPAAQSACTPGSAPSTSYAFNMGIFNVTLGNISNTTLGVQEGYRDYACTLGTTLVVGQDYPIAVRTNSSVNENVRVWIDLNNDGQFSNTPTSNGGELVFSSLGKNVQSGTVRVPAGATLGTALRMRVAADYENATEPTPCSTSQYSQTEDYRVTLQANTQAPVAALVADRTTTCSGCVQFTDQSTNAPTSWLWSFGDGTTSTQQNPNKCYTQPGTYSVTLTATNSAGTNTVTRSNYIRYDNQVPVAASCTPQTTNACCGYGITQVQLGTLSNVTSNSNLGYQDFTCTGKVTLTEGNRYPISIGTGTQNQDTRVWLDANNDGQFAASELLLTLLNQATPVKGTIAIPVSALKNVPLRLRIMSDFVGSVFNACSNLQHGQTQDYSVLVQANTQPPVAEFSSDYAGTCSSTVRFTDDSQNAPTSWLWNFGDGTTSTQQNPTHTYTKSGVFDVSLTATNAFGVQTVVKRRNIALTVPCVQYCASNGTNQGVWITNVSVSGGHFTTPFSNTSGANSGGYGNYTREVIDLRTGLNYTLSVAASTNFGRTVTAWIDYNRDGTFDPVEMVMNATTNGTTTNAFVVPGTPATIGFTRMRVVMRLNTNFAFPCITNQLNSETEDYSVNITSALPARESKAMASLSVFPNPTPDGQLTLQLPTGPTGTYTATLETLLGSEVQRQVVQLGAAKAATLDLSAVAQGVYLLRLTAPNGEQATRRVVRN from the coding sequence ATGACAACACCTCTACGCCTGCGGCGCTGGTCGTCGGCTTGGTTTTTACCCGTGGCCTTGCTCTGGGCCGGAAGCGTACAAGCACAATGCCCCGCGGCGCAAAGCGCCTGCACGCCGGGCTCAGCACCTAGCACGTCGTACGCCTTCAACATGGGCATTTTCAACGTAACGCTGGGGAACATCAGCAACACAACGCTGGGCGTACAGGAGGGCTACCGCGACTACGCGTGCACGCTTGGCACCACCCTGGTGGTGGGCCAGGATTACCCGATTGCGGTACGTACCAACAGCTCGGTAAACGAGAACGTGCGCGTTTGGATTGACCTGAACAACGACGGCCAGTTCAGCAACACGCCAACCAGCAACGGCGGCGAGCTGGTGTTCAGCTCGTTGGGGAAAAACGTACAGAGCGGCACCGTGCGCGTGCCGGCCGGCGCAACCCTTGGCACGGCCCTGCGCATGCGCGTAGCTGCCGATTACGAGAATGCCACCGAGCCTACCCCCTGCTCGACCTCGCAGTACTCCCAAACCGAGGATTACCGCGTAACGCTGCAGGCCAATACGCAGGCACCGGTGGCGGCCCTCGTGGCCGACCGCACCACCACCTGCTCGGGCTGCGTGCAGTTTACCGACCAAAGCACCAACGCGCCCACCAGCTGGCTCTGGAGCTTCGGCGACGGCACTACCTCTACCCAGCAAAACCCCAACAAGTGCTACACCCAACCCGGCACGTATAGCGTTACCCTAACCGCTACCAACAGCGCCGGCACCAACACCGTAACGCGCAGCAACTACATCCGCTACGATAACCAGGTGCCCGTGGCGGCCAGCTGCACGCCGCAAACTACCAATGCCTGCTGCGGCTACGGCATTACGCAGGTGCAGCTGGGTACGCTCAGCAACGTTACCAGCAACTCCAACCTTGGCTACCAGGACTTTACCTGCACGGGCAAAGTAACGCTCACCGAAGGCAACCGCTACCCCATCAGCATTGGCACGGGCACCCAAAACCAGGACACGCGCGTGTGGCTGGATGCCAACAACGACGGGCAGTTTGCGGCGTCGGAGCTGCTGCTTACGTTGCTAAACCAGGCTACGCCGGTAAAGGGCACCATTGCCATTCCGGTTTCGGCCCTCAAAAACGTGCCGCTGCGCCTGCGCATCATGTCGGATTTTGTGGGCTCGGTTTTCAACGCCTGCTCCAACCTGCAGCACGGCCAAACCCAGGACTACAGCGTGCTGGTGCAGGCCAACACCCAGCCGCCCGTGGCCGAGTTCAGCTCCGACTACGCCGGCACCTGCTCGAGTACGGTGCGCTTTACCGACGACAGCCAGAACGCGCCCACCAGCTGGCTCTGGAACTTCGGCGACGGCACTACCTCTACCCAGCAAAACCCGACGCATACCTATACCAAATCGGGCGTGTTTGATGTAAGCCTGACAGCCACTAACGCCTTTGGCGTGCAAACGGTGGTGAAGCGGCGCAACATTGCGCTTACGGTTCCGTGCGTGCAGTATTGCGCCTCCAACGGCACCAACCAGGGCGTTTGGATAACCAACGTGAGCGTAAGCGGCGGGCATTTCACCACGCCGTTCAGCAACACCTCGGGCGCCAACAGCGGCGGCTACGGCAACTACACCCGCGAGGTAATTGACCTGCGCACCGGCCTGAACTATACCCTGAGCGTGGCGGCCTCCACCAACTTTGGCCGCACCGTAACCGCCTGGATTGACTACAACCGCGACGGCACCTTCGACCCGGTTGAAATGGTGATGAACGCTACCACCAACGGCACCACCACCAACGCCTTTGTAGTGCCCGGCACGCCTGCCACCATCGGCTTTACGCGCATGCGGGTGGTAATGCGCCTCAACACCAACTTCGCCTTCCCGTGCATCACCAACCAGCTAAACTCCGAAACGGAGGACTACTCGGTTAATATCACCTCGGCGCTGCCCGCCCGCGAGTCGAAGGCCATGGCGAGCCTGTCGGTTTTCCCGAACCCCACGCCCGATGGCCAGCTGACGCTGCAATTGCCCACGGGCCCAACGGGTACCTACACCGCCACCCTCGAAACCCTCCTAGGTAGCGAGGTGCAACGGCAGGTGGTGCAGCTGGGTGCTGCCAAAGCCGCTACCCTCGATTTATCGGCCGTGGCGCAGGGCGTTTACCTGCTGCGCCTTACCGCCCCCAACGGCGAGCAGGCTACCCGGCGCGTGGTGCGCAATTAA
- a CDS encoding SDR family oxidoreductase: MQGKVVLITGGTSGIGQACAVVFGRAGARIAFTGRDEARLQETSQQLQALGIRNLAIRADVGDEADCQRAVAETVQAFGQLDVLINNAGISMRATFADASVEVIRKLMQTNFFGTVYTTKYALPHIQRNRGSIVGISSIAGYRGLPGRTGYSASKFAMNGFLESLRTELMPQGVHVLTACPGFTASNIRNTALAADGSQQGESPRDEARMMTSEEVADHILRAVQQRRPTLVLTGKGKLTVFLNKWLPASIMDKLVLNEFKKEKDSPVR; this comes from the coding sequence ATGCAAGGAAAAGTAGTACTTATTACAGGCGGCACCTCGGGCATCGGCCAGGCGTGCGCCGTGGTTTTTGGGCGCGCCGGTGCCCGCATAGCCTTCACCGGCCGCGACGAAGCCCGTCTGCAGGAAACCAGCCAGCAGCTACAGGCGCTGGGCATCCGCAACCTGGCTATTCGGGCCGATGTGGGCGACGAAGCCGATTGCCAGCGCGCCGTGGCCGAAACGGTGCAAGCGTTCGGGCAGCTCGATGTGCTGATCAACAATGCCGGCATTTCCATGCGCGCCACCTTTGCCGATGCTTCGGTGGAGGTAATCCGCAAGCTGATGCAAACGAACTTCTTCGGCACGGTTTACACTACCAAGTACGCCCTGCCCCACATCCAGCGCAACCGCGGCAGCATCGTGGGAATTTCGAGCATTGCGGGCTACCGTGGCCTGCCGGGCCGCACGGGCTATTCGGCCTCCAAGTTTGCCATGAACGGCTTCCTCGAATCGTTGCGCACCGAGCTCATGCCCCAGGGCGTGCACGTGCTCACGGCGTGCCCGGGCTTTACCGCATCCAACATCCGCAACACCGCTTTGGCCGCCGATGGCTCGCAGCAAGGCGAGTCGCCGCGCGACGAAGCCCGCATGATGACCAGCGAAGAAGTGGCCGACCACATCCTGCGCGCGGTGCAACAGCGGCGCCCTACACTGGTGCTTACCGGCAAAGGCAAGCTTACCGTGTTTCTGAACAAGTGGCTGCCCGCCAGCATTATGGATAAGCTGGTGCTCAACGAGTTCAAAAAAGAAAAGGACTCGCCGGTGCGGTAA